Proteins from a single region of Thunnus albacares chromosome 16, fThuAlb1.1, whole genome shotgun sequence:
- the esco2 gene encoding N-acetyltransferase ESCO2 isoform X1: MSPPRGKKEAAVAQLAQPAESSVDVEASQLGLVWKQRLNQSARGIVPALLLIGSFSALSVQKQKKVRFVKMMPTTTRKRKLPSLDSDSHPAKKGVREETSPVKRRSPRKKPAGRLGKETYPSPQKSPRRAAGSPAKSPRKCSPFKPAVVTSSFYGKKKPIYLTPLERKAIKESRPSPPLPLPPSQAKKPEKKNKKNVKGGSKPRKVAAGSSHAGKMGFKSFNTSTKAIKLSKLNRSAIAKPASTTAAVPTNNKPTESKKAITITFSSLKPKPKIFVGAAFFGTGKKPTSMYKKSAPKSSTRPAVVQVKSKAVLPPAKTEKTTQQQQQPTEVMKPLQKHPEEAAAQPVKREENQQSTKQRVKYDPTDWLDSVYDLPETPKPLSSPKVLSEKYGITKELTIVLTRTPTPSPATTALTFSTQVQQSVDDSLTDGGSQPVFDLSDICPVGTASTSPKESAAVYPIFGSASKRSKNAAVRPPVSCSTPAGPMTTLQTPSSSVKERTVRRRKEKQDDDQLIIDAGQKQFGATTCSSCGMVYSADNPEDNFQHTQFHQRFLDSIKFVGWKKERVVAEFWDGKILMVMPDDPKYAVKKAEEVRRVADNELGFQQVTLSRPTQAKTFLFINTERMVVGCLVAEPIRQAYRVLEQPDRHKDMTKDDFMERHRAWCCSTIPEQALCGISRIWVFSLARRQGIATRMLDTVRNSFMYGSHLTKEEIAFSDPTPDGKQFATKYCNTPTFLVYNFIA; encoded by the exons ATGTCGCCACctagaggaaagaaagaagctGCCGTTGCACAACTTGCACAACCTGCAG AGTCATCCGTTGATGTCGAGGCCAGCCAGCTTGGTTTGGTTTGGAAGCAGCGTCTGAACCAATCAGCACGAGGAATAGTCCCAGCTCTGTTGCTCATTGGCTCCTTTTCTGCTCTGAGTgtccaaaagcaaaaaaag GTGAGGTTTGTGAAAATGATGCCGACTACTACAAGGAAGAGAAAGCTCCCCTCTTTGGATTCAGACAG TCACCCAGCCAAGAAAGGGGTGAGGGAGGAGACGTCCCCTGTGAAGAGGAGATCTCCCAGGAAGAAACCAGCCGGGCGTCTGGGCAAGGAGACATATCCCTCACCACAGAAATCCCCTCGCAGAGCAGCAG GCTCTCCAGCCAAATCACCCCGTAAATGTTCTCCATTCAAACCTGCCGTGGTTACAAGCTCCTTCTATGGCAAGAAGAAGCCCATCTATCTCACTCCACTAGAGAGGAAGGCGATAAAGGAGTCTCggccttctcctcctctcccgtTGCCTCCCTCCCAGGCGAAAaagccagagaagaagaataagaagaacGTGAAAGGAGGCAGCAAGCCGAGAAAAGTGGCTGCAGGATCCAGTCATGCAGGGAAGATGGGCTTCAAAAGCTTCAATACATCTACAAAGGCGATTAAGCTGTCCAAACTTAACAGGAG TGCCATTGCTAAACCAGCATCCACTACAGCCGCTGTTCCCACCAACAACAAGCCCACAGAGTCCAAGAAGGCAATCACCATCACTTTCAGCAGCTTGAAGCCCAAGCCCAAGATCTTTGTTGGAGCTGCTTTCTTTGGTACGGGGAAGAAGCCCACCTCCATGTACAAAAAGTCTGCACCAAAGTCCTCAACCCGGCCAGCTGTAGTTCAAGTGAAAAGCAAAGCTGTCCTGCCACCGGCCAAGACtgagaaaacaacacagcagcagcagcagcccactGAGGTGATGAAGCCGCTGCAGAAACATCctgaggag GCTGCTGCCCAGCCAGTCAAGAGAGAAGAGAACCAACAGAGCACCAAGCAGAGAGTGAAGTATGATCCAACAGACTGGTTGGACTCTGTTTATGACCTGCCAGAAACTCCGAAACCACTCAG CTCTCCGAAAGTCTTGTCAGAGAAATATGGGATTACCAAGGAGCTGACGATTGTGCTGACCAGGACCCCGACACCAAGTCCTGCAACCACAGCCTTAACCTTCAGCACTCAGGTACAGCAGAGTGTA GATGATTCTCTGACAGATGGAGGCTCTCAGCCCGTCTTTGACCTCAGTGATATATGTCCCGTCGGCACTGCCTCCACCTCACCCAAAG AATCTGCAGCGGTGTATCCCATCTTTGGTTCTGCCTCCAAAAG GTCAAAGAATGCGGCTGTACGGCCTCCAGTGTCCTGCAGCACCCCCGCTGGCCCCATGACAACACTGCAGACTCCTTCATCTTCAGTAAAAGAGCGAACTGTTcgcaggaggaaagagaaacaggatGACGACCAGCTCATTATT GACGCTGGTCAGAAGCAGTTTGGTGCAACCACCTGCAGCTCATGTGGGATGGTGTACAGTGCAGATAATCCAGAAGATAATTTCCAACACACCCAGTTCCACCAGCGCTTCCTCGACTCCATCAAATTTGTG GGCTGGAAGAAGGAGCGGGTGGTGGCCGAGTTCTGGGATGGAAAAATCCTCATGGTCATGCCAGATGATCCCAAATACGCCGTCAAAAAG gctGAAGAGGTGCGGCGAGTAGCGGACAACGAGTTGGGTTTCCAGCAGGTGACTCTGAGCAGACCCACACAGGCTAAGACCTTCCTGTTCATCAACACAGAGCGAATGGTGGTGGGCTGCCTCGTCGCTGAACCCATACGACAG GCTTACAGAGTTCTGGAGCAGCCGGATCGGCACAAAGATATGACAAAGGACGACTTCATGGAGCGACACAGGGCCTGGTGCTGCTCCACTATCCCAGAACAGGCTCTGTGTGGGATCAGTCGGATCTGGGTCTTCAGCCTGGCCAGACGGCAGGGCATTGCTACCCGCATGCTGGACACCGTCAG GAACTCCTTCATGTACGGCAGTCACCTGACTAAGGAGGAAATCGCCTTCTCTGACCCAACACCTGACGGCAAACAGTTTGCAACCAAGTACTGCAACACACCAACCTTCCTGGTCTACAACTTCATTGCATGA
- the esco2 gene encoding N-acetyltransferase ESCO2 isoform X2, which translates to MSPPRGKKEAAVAQLAQPAESSVDVEASQLGLVWKQRLNQSARGIVPALLLIGSFSALSVQKQKKVRFVKMMPTTTRKRKLPSLDSDSHPAKKGVREETSPVKRRSPRKKPAGRLGKETYPSPQKSPRRAAGSPAKSPRKCSPFKPAVVTSSFYGKKKPIYLTPLERKAIKESRPSPPLPLPPSQAKKPEKKNKKNVKGGSKPRKVAAGSSHAGKMGFKSFNTSTKAIKLSKLNRSAIAKPASTTAAVPTNNKPTESKKAITITFSSLKPKPKIFVGAAFFGTGKKPTSMYKKSAPKSSTRPAVVQVKSKAVLPPAKTEKTTQQQQQPTEVMKPLQKHPEEAAAQPVKREENQQSTKQRVKYDPTDWLDSVYDLPETPKPLSSPKVLSEKYGITKELTIVLTRTPTPSPATTALTFSTQVQQDDSLTDGGSQPVFDLSDICPVGTASTSPKESAAVYPIFGSASKRSKNAAVRPPVSCSTPAGPMTTLQTPSSSVKERTVRRRKEKQDDDQLIIDAGQKQFGATTCSSCGMVYSADNPEDNFQHTQFHQRFLDSIKFVGWKKERVVAEFWDGKILMVMPDDPKYAVKKAEEVRRVADNELGFQQVTLSRPTQAKTFLFINTERMVVGCLVAEPIRQAYRVLEQPDRHKDMTKDDFMERHRAWCCSTIPEQALCGISRIWVFSLARRQGIATRMLDTVRNSFMYGSHLTKEEIAFSDPTPDGKQFATKYCNTPTFLVYNFIA; encoded by the exons ATGTCGCCACctagaggaaagaaagaagctGCCGTTGCACAACTTGCACAACCTGCAG AGTCATCCGTTGATGTCGAGGCCAGCCAGCTTGGTTTGGTTTGGAAGCAGCGTCTGAACCAATCAGCACGAGGAATAGTCCCAGCTCTGTTGCTCATTGGCTCCTTTTCTGCTCTGAGTgtccaaaagcaaaaaaag GTGAGGTTTGTGAAAATGATGCCGACTACTACAAGGAAGAGAAAGCTCCCCTCTTTGGATTCAGACAG TCACCCAGCCAAGAAAGGGGTGAGGGAGGAGACGTCCCCTGTGAAGAGGAGATCTCCCAGGAAGAAACCAGCCGGGCGTCTGGGCAAGGAGACATATCCCTCACCACAGAAATCCCCTCGCAGAGCAGCAG GCTCTCCAGCCAAATCACCCCGTAAATGTTCTCCATTCAAACCTGCCGTGGTTACAAGCTCCTTCTATGGCAAGAAGAAGCCCATCTATCTCACTCCACTAGAGAGGAAGGCGATAAAGGAGTCTCggccttctcctcctctcccgtTGCCTCCCTCCCAGGCGAAAaagccagagaagaagaataagaagaacGTGAAAGGAGGCAGCAAGCCGAGAAAAGTGGCTGCAGGATCCAGTCATGCAGGGAAGATGGGCTTCAAAAGCTTCAATACATCTACAAAGGCGATTAAGCTGTCCAAACTTAACAGGAG TGCCATTGCTAAACCAGCATCCACTACAGCCGCTGTTCCCACCAACAACAAGCCCACAGAGTCCAAGAAGGCAATCACCATCACTTTCAGCAGCTTGAAGCCCAAGCCCAAGATCTTTGTTGGAGCTGCTTTCTTTGGTACGGGGAAGAAGCCCACCTCCATGTACAAAAAGTCTGCACCAAAGTCCTCAACCCGGCCAGCTGTAGTTCAAGTGAAAAGCAAAGCTGTCCTGCCACCGGCCAAGACtgagaaaacaacacagcagcagcagcagcccactGAGGTGATGAAGCCGCTGCAGAAACATCctgaggag GCTGCTGCCCAGCCAGTCAAGAGAGAAGAGAACCAACAGAGCACCAAGCAGAGAGTGAAGTATGATCCAACAGACTGGTTGGACTCTGTTTATGACCTGCCAGAAACTCCGAAACCACTCAG CTCTCCGAAAGTCTTGTCAGAGAAATATGGGATTACCAAGGAGCTGACGATTGTGCTGACCAGGACCCCGACACCAAGTCCTGCAACCACAGCCTTAACCTTCAGCACTCAGGTACAG CAGGATGATTCTCTGACAGATGGAGGCTCTCAGCCCGTCTTTGACCTCAGTGATATATGTCCCGTCGGCACTGCCTCCACCTCACCCAAAG AATCTGCAGCGGTGTATCCCATCTTTGGTTCTGCCTCCAAAAG GTCAAAGAATGCGGCTGTACGGCCTCCAGTGTCCTGCAGCACCCCCGCTGGCCCCATGACAACACTGCAGACTCCTTCATCTTCAGTAAAAGAGCGAACTGTTcgcaggaggaaagagaaacaggatGACGACCAGCTCATTATT GACGCTGGTCAGAAGCAGTTTGGTGCAACCACCTGCAGCTCATGTGGGATGGTGTACAGTGCAGATAATCCAGAAGATAATTTCCAACACACCCAGTTCCACCAGCGCTTCCTCGACTCCATCAAATTTGTG GGCTGGAAGAAGGAGCGGGTGGTGGCCGAGTTCTGGGATGGAAAAATCCTCATGGTCATGCCAGATGATCCCAAATACGCCGTCAAAAAG gctGAAGAGGTGCGGCGAGTAGCGGACAACGAGTTGGGTTTCCAGCAGGTGACTCTGAGCAGACCCACACAGGCTAAGACCTTCCTGTTCATCAACACAGAGCGAATGGTGGTGGGCTGCCTCGTCGCTGAACCCATACGACAG GCTTACAGAGTTCTGGAGCAGCCGGATCGGCACAAAGATATGACAAAGGACGACTTCATGGAGCGACACAGGGCCTGGTGCTGCTCCACTATCCCAGAACAGGCTCTGTGTGGGATCAGTCGGATCTGGGTCTTCAGCCTGGCCAGACGGCAGGGCATTGCTACCCGCATGCTGGACACCGTCAG GAACTCCTTCATGTACGGCAGTCACCTGACTAAGGAGGAAATCGCCTTCTCTGACCCAACACCTGACGGCAAACAGTTTGCAACCAAGTACTGCAACACACCAACCTTCCTGGTCTACAACTTCATTGCATGA
- the pbk gene encoding lymphokine-activated killer T-cell-originated protein kinase homolog: protein MEAPTTCSNEGAFKTPKTVRVRSFGGSGGTPITIPASPFMKKLGCGTGVNVYLMNRTGKLNASPWAVKKINSKCATKQMAVYQQRLNEEAKVLKEINHPNIVGFRAFTTAKDGSKCLAMEYGGEQSLNDLIEKRAEGGLGAFPAANIEKVALHVARGLQYLHNEKKLLHGDMKSCNVVIKGNFEAVKICDVGVSLQLDENMRVSDPEAEYIGTEPWKPKEALEEEGEITDKADIFAFGLTLWEMMTLAMPHLEMLDNDEEDEEDSMEESFDEDAYYERLGTRPALDAEALGSSYQRMVELFYLCTEEDPKKRPSAAHIIQALESNTLLEKKRSEPGEVIVID, encoded by the exons ATGGAAGCTCCTACCACATGTAGCAATGAGGGCGCATTCAAGACCCCTAAAACTGTCCGAGTGAGGAGCTTCGGGGGCAGTGGAGGCACTCCGATCACCATCCCAGCTTCACCCTTCATGAAGAAGTTGGGCTGTGGGACTGGAGTGAATGTTTACCTTATGAACAG AACAGGAAAGCTGAATGCGTCACCCTGGGCTGTCAAGAAGATCAACAGTAAATGTGCAACCAAGCAGATGGCGGTTTACCAGCAGCGGCTCAATGAGGAGGCGAAGGTCCTGAAGGAAATCAATCATCCAAACATTGTTG GGTTCCGTGCCTTCACCACTGCCAAAGATGGCTCCAAGTGTCTGGCCATGGAGTACGGAGGAGAGCAGTCCCTCAACGACCTGATTGAGAAGAGGGCAGAGGGCGGCCTGGGAGCTTTTCCTGCCGCCAACATTGAAAAAGTGGCGCTGCACGTAGCTCGTGGCCTGCAG tatCTTCACAATGAGAAGAAGCTGCTGCACGGTGACATGAAGTCATGTAACGTGGTGATTAAAGGCAACTTTGAGGCGGTCAAGATCTGTGATGTGGgtgtgtctctgcagctggATGAGAACATGAGAG TGTCAGACCCTGAGGCAGAGTACATCGGCACTGAGCCGTGGAAGCCGAAGGAGGCtctggaggaggaaggagagatcACTGACAAGGCTGACATCTTTGCCTTCGGCCTGACTCTGTGGGAGATGATGACTCTGGCCATGCCTCATCTGGAGATGCTGGACAAcgatgaggaggatgaag AGGACTCGATGGAGGAGAGCTTTGATGAGGACGCCTACTACGAGAGGCTGGGCACGAGGCCGGCGCTGGACGCTGAGGCTCTGGGCAGCTCCTACCAGAGGATGGTGGAGCTCTTCTATCTCTGCACAGAGGAAGACCCCAAGAAGAGACCCTCAGCCGCCCACATCATCCAGGCTTTAGAGAGCAACACCCTGCTGGAAAAAAAGCGTAGTGAGCCTGGTGAGGTGATTGTTATCGACTGA
- the esco2 gene encoding N-acetyltransferase ESCO2 isoform X4: MMPTTTRKRKLPSLDSDSHPAKKGVREETSPVKRRSPRKKPAGRLGKETYPSPQKSPRRAAGSPAKSPRKCSPFKPAVVTSSFYGKKKPIYLTPLERKAIKESRPSPPLPLPPSQAKKPEKKNKKNVKGGSKPRKVAAGSSHAGKMGFKSFNTSTKAIKLSKLNRSAIAKPASTTAAVPTNNKPTESKKAITITFSSLKPKPKIFVGAAFFGTGKKPTSMYKKSAPKSSTRPAVVQVKSKAVLPPAKTEKTTQQQQQPTEVMKPLQKHPEEAAAQPVKREENQQSTKQRVKYDPTDWLDSVYDLPETPKPLSSPKVLSEKYGITKELTIVLTRTPTPSPATTALTFSTQVQQSVDDSLTDGGSQPVFDLSDICPVGTASTSPKESAAVYPIFGSASKRSKNAAVRPPVSCSTPAGPMTTLQTPSSSVKERTVRRRKEKQDDDQLIIDAGQKQFGATTCSSCGMVYSADNPEDNFQHTQFHQRFLDSIKFVGWKKERVVAEFWDGKILMVMPDDPKYAVKKAEEVRRVADNELGFQQVTLSRPTQAKTFLFINTERMVVGCLVAEPIRQAYRVLEQPDRHKDMTKDDFMERHRAWCCSTIPEQALCGISRIWVFSLARRQGIATRMLDTVRNSFMYGSHLTKEEIAFSDPTPDGKQFATKYCNTPTFLVYNFIA, encoded by the exons ATGATGCCGACTACTACAAGGAAGAGAAAGCTCCCCTCTTTGGATTCAGACAG TCACCCAGCCAAGAAAGGGGTGAGGGAGGAGACGTCCCCTGTGAAGAGGAGATCTCCCAGGAAGAAACCAGCCGGGCGTCTGGGCAAGGAGACATATCCCTCACCACAGAAATCCCCTCGCAGAGCAGCAG GCTCTCCAGCCAAATCACCCCGTAAATGTTCTCCATTCAAACCTGCCGTGGTTACAAGCTCCTTCTATGGCAAGAAGAAGCCCATCTATCTCACTCCACTAGAGAGGAAGGCGATAAAGGAGTCTCggccttctcctcctctcccgtTGCCTCCCTCCCAGGCGAAAaagccagagaagaagaataagaagaacGTGAAAGGAGGCAGCAAGCCGAGAAAAGTGGCTGCAGGATCCAGTCATGCAGGGAAGATGGGCTTCAAAAGCTTCAATACATCTACAAAGGCGATTAAGCTGTCCAAACTTAACAGGAG TGCCATTGCTAAACCAGCATCCACTACAGCCGCTGTTCCCACCAACAACAAGCCCACAGAGTCCAAGAAGGCAATCACCATCACTTTCAGCAGCTTGAAGCCCAAGCCCAAGATCTTTGTTGGAGCTGCTTTCTTTGGTACGGGGAAGAAGCCCACCTCCATGTACAAAAAGTCTGCACCAAAGTCCTCAACCCGGCCAGCTGTAGTTCAAGTGAAAAGCAAAGCTGTCCTGCCACCGGCCAAGACtgagaaaacaacacagcagcagcagcagcccactGAGGTGATGAAGCCGCTGCAGAAACATCctgaggag GCTGCTGCCCAGCCAGTCAAGAGAGAAGAGAACCAACAGAGCACCAAGCAGAGAGTGAAGTATGATCCAACAGACTGGTTGGACTCTGTTTATGACCTGCCAGAAACTCCGAAACCACTCAG CTCTCCGAAAGTCTTGTCAGAGAAATATGGGATTACCAAGGAGCTGACGATTGTGCTGACCAGGACCCCGACACCAAGTCCTGCAACCACAGCCTTAACCTTCAGCACTCAGGTACAGCAGAGTGTA GATGATTCTCTGACAGATGGAGGCTCTCAGCCCGTCTTTGACCTCAGTGATATATGTCCCGTCGGCACTGCCTCCACCTCACCCAAAG AATCTGCAGCGGTGTATCCCATCTTTGGTTCTGCCTCCAAAAG GTCAAAGAATGCGGCTGTACGGCCTCCAGTGTCCTGCAGCACCCCCGCTGGCCCCATGACAACACTGCAGACTCCTTCATCTTCAGTAAAAGAGCGAACTGTTcgcaggaggaaagagaaacaggatGACGACCAGCTCATTATT GACGCTGGTCAGAAGCAGTTTGGTGCAACCACCTGCAGCTCATGTGGGATGGTGTACAGTGCAGATAATCCAGAAGATAATTTCCAACACACCCAGTTCCACCAGCGCTTCCTCGACTCCATCAAATTTGTG GGCTGGAAGAAGGAGCGGGTGGTGGCCGAGTTCTGGGATGGAAAAATCCTCATGGTCATGCCAGATGATCCCAAATACGCCGTCAAAAAG gctGAAGAGGTGCGGCGAGTAGCGGACAACGAGTTGGGTTTCCAGCAGGTGACTCTGAGCAGACCCACACAGGCTAAGACCTTCCTGTTCATCAACACAGAGCGAATGGTGGTGGGCTGCCTCGTCGCTGAACCCATACGACAG GCTTACAGAGTTCTGGAGCAGCCGGATCGGCACAAAGATATGACAAAGGACGACTTCATGGAGCGACACAGGGCCTGGTGCTGCTCCACTATCCCAGAACAGGCTCTGTGTGGGATCAGTCGGATCTGGGTCTTCAGCCTGGCCAGACGGCAGGGCATTGCTACCCGCATGCTGGACACCGTCAG GAACTCCTTCATGTACGGCAGTCACCTGACTAAGGAGGAAATCGCCTTCTCTGACCCAACACCTGACGGCAAACAGTTTGCAACCAAGTACTGCAACACACCAACCTTCCTGGTCTACAACTTCATTGCATGA
- the esco2 gene encoding N-acetyltransferase ESCO2 isoform X3, which translates to MSPPRGKKEAAVAQLAQPAESSVDVEASQLGLVWKQRLNQSARGIVPALLLIGSFSALSVQKQKKVRFVKMMPTTTRKRKLPSLDSDSHPAKKGVREETSPVKRRSPRKKPAGRLGKETYPSPQKSPRRAAGSPAKSPRKCSPFKPAVVTSSFYGKKKPIYLTPLERKAIKESRPSPPLPLPPSQAKKPEKKNKKNVKGGSKPRKVAAGSSHAGKMGFKSFNTSTKAIKLSKLNRSAIAKPASTTAAVPTNNKPTESKKAITITFSSLKPKPKIFVGAAFFGTGKKPTSMYKKSAPKSSTRPAVVQVKSKAVLPPAKTEKTTQQQQQPTEVMKPLQKHPEEAAAQPVKREENQQSTKQRVKYDPTDWLDSVYDLPETPKPLSSPKVLSEKYGITKELTIVLTRTPTPSPATTALTFSTQDDSLTDGGSQPVFDLSDICPVGTASTSPKESAAVYPIFGSASKRSKNAAVRPPVSCSTPAGPMTTLQTPSSSVKERTVRRRKEKQDDDQLIIDAGQKQFGATTCSSCGMVYSADNPEDNFQHTQFHQRFLDSIKFVGWKKERVVAEFWDGKILMVMPDDPKYAVKKAEEVRRVADNELGFQQVTLSRPTQAKTFLFINTERMVVGCLVAEPIRQAYRVLEQPDRHKDMTKDDFMERHRAWCCSTIPEQALCGISRIWVFSLARRQGIATRMLDTVRNSFMYGSHLTKEEIAFSDPTPDGKQFATKYCNTPTFLVYNFIA; encoded by the exons ATGTCGCCACctagaggaaagaaagaagctGCCGTTGCACAACTTGCACAACCTGCAG AGTCATCCGTTGATGTCGAGGCCAGCCAGCTTGGTTTGGTTTGGAAGCAGCGTCTGAACCAATCAGCACGAGGAATAGTCCCAGCTCTGTTGCTCATTGGCTCCTTTTCTGCTCTGAGTgtccaaaagcaaaaaaag GTGAGGTTTGTGAAAATGATGCCGACTACTACAAGGAAGAGAAAGCTCCCCTCTTTGGATTCAGACAG TCACCCAGCCAAGAAAGGGGTGAGGGAGGAGACGTCCCCTGTGAAGAGGAGATCTCCCAGGAAGAAACCAGCCGGGCGTCTGGGCAAGGAGACATATCCCTCACCACAGAAATCCCCTCGCAGAGCAGCAG GCTCTCCAGCCAAATCACCCCGTAAATGTTCTCCATTCAAACCTGCCGTGGTTACAAGCTCCTTCTATGGCAAGAAGAAGCCCATCTATCTCACTCCACTAGAGAGGAAGGCGATAAAGGAGTCTCggccttctcctcctctcccgtTGCCTCCCTCCCAGGCGAAAaagccagagaagaagaataagaagaacGTGAAAGGAGGCAGCAAGCCGAGAAAAGTGGCTGCAGGATCCAGTCATGCAGGGAAGATGGGCTTCAAAAGCTTCAATACATCTACAAAGGCGATTAAGCTGTCCAAACTTAACAGGAG TGCCATTGCTAAACCAGCATCCACTACAGCCGCTGTTCCCACCAACAACAAGCCCACAGAGTCCAAGAAGGCAATCACCATCACTTTCAGCAGCTTGAAGCCCAAGCCCAAGATCTTTGTTGGAGCTGCTTTCTTTGGTACGGGGAAGAAGCCCACCTCCATGTACAAAAAGTCTGCACCAAAGTCCTCAACCCGGCCAGCTGTAGTTCAAGTGAAAAGCAAAGCTGTCCTGCCACCGGCCAAGACtgagaaaacaacacagcagcagcagcagcccactGAGGTGATGAAGCCGCTGCAGAAACATCctgaggag GCTGCTGCCCAGCCAGTCAAGAGAGAAGAGAACCAACAGAGCACCAAGCAGAGAGTGAAGTATGATCCAACAGACTGGTTGGACTCTGTTTATGACCTGCCAGAAACTCCGAAACCACTCAG CTCTCCGAAAGTCTTGTCAGAGAAATATGGGATTACCAAGGAGCTGACGATTGTGCTGACCAGGACCCCGACACCAAGTCCTGCAACCACAGCCTTAACCTTCAGCACTCAG GATGATTCTCTGACAGATGGAGGCTCTCAGCCCGTCTTTGACCTCAGTGATATATGTCCCGTCGGCACTGCCTCCACCTCACCCAAAG AATCTGCAGCGGTGTATCCCATCTTTGGTTCTGCCTCCAAAAG GTCAAAGAATGCGGCTGTACGGCCTCCAGTGTCCTGCAGCACCCCCGCTGGCCCCATGACAACACTGCAGACTCCTTCATCTTCAGTAAAAGAGCGAACTGTTcgcaggaggaaagagaaacaggatGACGACCAGCTCATTATT GACGCTGGTCAGAAGCAGTTTGGTGCAACCACCTGCAGCTCATGTGGGATGGTGTACAGTGCAGATAATCCAGAAGATAATTTCCAACACACCCAGTTCCACCAGCGCTTCCTCGACTCCATCAAATTTGTG GGCTGGAAGAAGGAGCGGGTGGTGGCCGAGTTCTGGGATGGAAAAATCCTCATGGTCATGCCAGATGATCCCAAATACGCCGTCAAAAAG gctGAAGAGGTGCGGCGAGTAGCGGACAACGAGTTGGGTTTCCAGCAGGTGACTCTGAGCAGACCCACACAGGCTAAGACCTTCCTGTTCATCAACACAGAGCGAATGGTGGTGGGCTGCCTCGTCGCTGAACCCATACGACAG GCTTACAGAGTTCTGGAGCAGCCGGATCGGCACAAAGATATGACAAAGGACGACTTCATGGAGCGACACAGGGCCTGGTGCTGCTCCACTATCCCAGAACAGGCTCTGTGTGGGATCAGTCGGATCTGGGTCTTCAGCCTGGCCAGACGGCAGGGCATTGCTACCCGCATGCTGGACACCGTCAG GAACTCCTTCATGTACGGCAGTCACCTGACTAAGGAGGAAATCGCCTTCTCTGACCCAACACCTGACGGCAAACAGTTTGCAACCAAGTACTGCAACACACCAACCTTCCTGGTCTACAACTTCATTGCATGA